AGTCCGCGCGGCTGGCCGCGGAGAACGGAAACCTGAACGAGCGCGTTGAGGAGATGCGCGAGACGCTTTCCGGCCTCTCGGTCGAGCTCGCCCAGCTTTCCTCCTTTGAAGAGCGGATCCGCGCGGTAGCCGACCTCGATCCGATCGACGACGACGTGCGGATGGTCGGCGTCGGCGGTCCGGCGATCGGCTCGGAGCGTAACCTGCTCGGCTTCGAGGGGGAGACCCCGGAGGAGCTCCTCGCTCGAGGCCCGCGAACCGACGCGGAGACGCTCTCCCGCCAGACGCGGCTCCTCCGCGAGAGCTTCACCGAAGTTCTCGACGCCCTCTCGGCCCGCCGCGACGAGATCGCGCGGATCCCCTCGATTCTTCCGGTCGACAACGGCACTCTCACCGCCGGCTTCGGGTTTCGAGCCGATCCGTTCACCGGCCGCCGGACGATGCACTTCGGCCTCGATCTCTCCACGCGGCGCGGCGAGCCGATCGTGGCGACGGCGGACGGAACGGTCCGCTTCACCGGAACGAGCGGGGATCTCGGGCTCATCGTGGAGATCGATCACGGAAACGGCATCCTGACCCGCTACGGCCACAACAGCCGGGTCTTCGTCGGGAAGGGGCAGGAGGTCGTGCGAGGGCAGGTCATCGCCGCCGTGGGATCCTCGGGCCGCTCGACGAACCCGCACGTGCACTACGAGGTCCGCTTGAACGACCGCTGCGTGAACCCGTTTCGCTACGTCATCTCGTCCTGATCCTTTCGTTGAAAGATAAACGTTCCGCTGCTTTGTTGACACCCCTCTCCTCCTTTGGCACAATCCGCGCGTGAGGAGGAACGCCGCGTGACGCTCGCTTCTTCGCATTGTGCGCGCGGGGAGGGCTTCGAATGAACTTTCGGTTCCTGTCGATCGTCCTCTTGTCGGCGATTCTCGCGCCCGCCGCCGCGCCGGCCCCGGTCGTCACCAACGTCCGCTTCTGGACCGCACCCGATCACACCCGCGTCGTCGTGGATCTCAGCGCCGCCGCGTCCTTCACCCACCGGGCTCTCGGCGACCCCCACCGAATCGTGGTGGACATCCGGCAGACATCCTTCCGTGGAAAGACCCGGAAGATCAGCGTCGACGACGGGCTCGTCCGCGCGATCCGCCTGAACGCCCTTCGGAGCGGCACGGCCCAGATCGTTCTCGACCTCGAGAAGAGCGCGCGCTATCAGGCCTTCTCGCTCGCCCCGGTCGCGGATAAGCCGCACCGGGTCGTGATCGACGTCTATCGAGAGAAGGCGCTCGACCGGGCGCCTCCCCCCGCGCCGGCCGACGGTTCGGTTCGGCGCATCGTGATCGACCCGGGGCACGGAGGGGACGATCCGGGGGCGAAGGGATTCCGCGGTCTCGTCGAGAAGGAGATCACCCTCGACCTCGCCCGCCGTCTCGCCCGGCGCATCAACGCGCTTCCCGGGTACGAGGCGATCCTTACGCGGACCGGAGACTACTTCGTGCGTCTCGGAGACCGGCGCAAGTTCGCGCGCACGAAGAAAGGGGATGTCTTCATCAGCCTGCACGCGAACGCCGCTCGGAACAAGAGCGCGAACGGCTTCGAGATCTACTTCCTCTCGCTCTCCGGGGCGACCGACCAGATGGCGCGCGAGCTCGCGGACAAAGAGAATGCGGCCGACCTCATCGGGGGCGTCCCCCGAGAAGCGGAAGAAGAAGTGCTCTCCATTCTTTACGACTATCTTCAGGAAGAGGGGATGAAGAGGAGCGAGGCGCTCGCCGAGGAGATCTGGAACGCGTTCCGAAACGGTCGCGAGATGGAGCTCCGCAACGTGAAGCAGGCCGGTTTCGCCGTCCTTAAATCGCTCGAGATCCCCGCGGTTCTCGTCGAGGTCGGCTTCGTCTCGAACCGGTCGGACGCGGCGCTCCTCGTGAAGGACGACTTCCGAGACCGCGTCGCGGAGAGGATCGCCGCCGGGGTTGAGCGCTATTTCCGGCGCGCCGACTCCGCGCCCGAGGTCTACCATGTCGTGCAGAAGGGGGAGACCGTGTGGAGCATCGCCCGCCTCTACCGGGTGGAAGTTCAAGCTCTCCTCGCGGGAAACAACCTCGGATCCGAAGTCGTGCTCATCGAAGGCCAGCGCCTTCGGATCCCTTGATGGGGCATCCGTGGATCTGCAAACGTTCGTGAAGAGGCTGGAAGGCGGCCGCTGGGAGCCGGCCGCGGCGCTCGTCTACGGCGAGGAGACTCTCGGCGCGGAGGAGGCGGCCTCCGCGATCCTCTCCGCCCTCGAGAAGCGCGGCGCGACCCGGATCGTTTTAGGCCCGAAGGAAACCGACGCGGCGGCCCTCGGCGACGCGCTCTCCCAGATGTCCCTCTTCGCGGACCGGCGGGTCGTTCTGCTCGAGGGGGTGCCGCCCCGGGCGGAAGGGCTTTCCGACCTTCTCGAGCGCGCGGCGCGGGAGCCGGATCTCTTTCTCCTCGTACGCCACTCCGGCGACGTGGACAAACGGCTTCGCTGGTACAAGAAGATGAGCGCCGAGGGGGCGGTCTTCCGGTTCGAGGCGGTGAAGGAGCGGGAGATGCCGGACCGAATCCGCGCGCGCGCCCGGCTTCTCGGGCTCGACCTCCCGATCGAGGGGGCGCAGGCGATCGCGAGCCGCGTCGGCACCGACCTTCTCACGGCGCGGAACGAGCTGGAGAAGCTTCGTCTCTACGCGAGCCCGCGGAAGAAGATCACGCAGGCGGACGTGGAGGCGGTCGTCGGACGTTCGCGGGACACGCTTCTCTACGAGATCACCGAGGGGATCTCGGGCAGGGATCGGGAGCGATCGCTGGCGGATCTTCAAGACCTCCTCCGCCAGGGAATCTCCGCCGGAGCGATCCTCTCGCTCCTGGCCCGCGAGGTTCGGTACCTTCTCCAAGCGAGGATCGCGCTCCGCGAAGACGCCGCGATCCGGAAGGCTCTCGGGAGCTACGCAGCGTTCACCGGGTTCTTCCGCTCCCGGTTTGCGGACGAGCGGAAGGATCGGTTCGGGAAGGGGAGAGGAAACCTATTCCGCCAGCACCCGTACGTCGTGTTCCTCCGCCTCGGGCAGGCGGCGCGCTTCGGCGAGGAGGAGCTGATGAGCCTTCTCGCGGCGTTCTCGCGCGCCGATCGGGCGGTGAAGAGCGGCGCCGGCTCTCCGGAGACGGTCCTCTTCGCGACGGTGGCCGCCGCCTCCGCCGGAGGGAATGCTTGATGAGCGAAGCGATGGGAGCGATGAAGGCCGCGGTTCTCGACCGCCTCCGGAGCGGGACGCTCGCGCACGCGGTTCTTCTCGACGGACCTCGCGGCGCGGGAAAGGCGGAGGCGGCTCTCTGGATTGGGAAGGCGGCCGTTTGCGAGGGGAAGAAACCTCCGTGCGGGACGTGCGAGGCGTGCCGGTCGTTCGAGGGCCTGTCGGATCTCGACCTTCTCGTTCTCCGCCCGATCGATCGTCCGGTTTGGGTCGAGAGGGAGAGGGCGGAGCGGTACTTTCCGGGAGGAGTCCGCGAGGCGCTCGAGAGGATCGAGGAAGAGGGGTTTCTCCACGCGCCGATTCCGGATCCGGTGAGCCGCCCGCTCCTTCCGCTTCGCCTCGATCCGAGCTCGTTTCTCCGGAGGACGAGAGGGAGCCCACGTCTCGACCGGAGCGCGTTCGAGGCGCGCCTCGATGCCTCCTCGCTTGGGGATGCCGAGAAGGCTTTCGTGCGCGAGACGGCCCGCCCGGGGCTCTCGCTCGAGTGGTACATCTCCACGATAGGGATCGGTCTCATGACCGGCGCGGGCGAGGGAGGCGGCCTCGGCGGTCGATCGGGAGTTCTCCCGTTCCTCGGCCGCCGGCCTGCGGCGCGAAGCAGAAAGGTAGTCGTGATCGAGGAAGCGGACCGGACGACCGAGGAGGCGGAGAACGCTCTCCTCAAGACGCTCGAGGAGCCCCCGCCGGGATCACTCCTTCTGCTCACGACGTCCCGGCGCGAGGCGCTTCTCGACACGATCCGGTCCCGGTGCGAGCGGATCCGCGTCCCGCTCCCACCCCCGGAGGAGACGAAGAGGGCGGCCGCGCGTTTCTTCCACGCGATCGATCCCGAGGAGTGGGAGGCGCTTCTTCTTCTCGGCGAGGGGGTCCCGCGACAAGCGGCGGAGATCAACCTCGAGCTCTTTCGCGCGGAGAGGAAGAAAGCGGAAGACCTTCTCCTCCGGGCGGCCGCCTCGCCTGTTGCGGAGTATGCGCTCGCACTCGAGACGTGGGCCGAGGAGGTGGAGGGTGAGAACGCCCCCGAGACGCTGGCTGCCGACCGTCTCTCGCTCTTCCTTCTCCTCGCGCGGGAGAGGGCCGCAGGAGCATCGGAGGAAGGTCCCGCGGGGGATGCGTCCTTTGCCGCGGCCGAGCGGATCTTCGCCTTCGCGCACGGCGCGCTCTCCGGCGCTCGCCCGGGCGCGAACATGCGTCTCCTTCTCGAGGAGTTCGGCGTCGAGCTCCGGCGCTCGCTTCGCGCGGCGGCGGGGGGGAGAGGATGAGGCACGTCACGGGCAATCTCGGGATCCTCGCGGCCGCCTTCCTGGTCACGATCTTCGTCTGCTTCAACGCGGAGACGGAGCGCGTGGTCGAGGTCGCGTGCGAGGTCCCGGTGAGCTACGTCAACGTGCCGGACTCGCTGGTCCTCGTGGGGAGCCCGCCGGAGAAGCTTGAAGTGCGAGCGGTTTTCAACCGAAAGTTCTGGCAGACCGAGCCGGACTATCTCTCGGCGGAGGTCGATCTCTCCCATATGCGAAGAGGAACGCAGCGCGTCTCGGCCACCGCGGAAGCCGTCCGGGTTCCGCCGAACCGGAAGGCACGCGTTCTCGAGGTCCTCGCCCCCGATCCGATCCTCCTCACGTTCGAACCGAAGGTGAGCAAGAGGGTCCCGGTCGTTCCGCTCGCGGAGGGGGCGCCCGCCGATGGATACGCGCTCTTCGGCGCGCCGACCGCGGAACCGGCGCGCGCCGTTCTGACCGGCCCCGAGGGGACGATCGCCGGGATCGACGCGGTCCGAACGGTTCCGGTTTCGCTCTCCGGCGCGACGGAGGACGTGCGGCGTTTCCAGCCGATCGACCTTCGAGGCCACGCGCTCGTGGCCGGCGAGCCGTCGGAAGTCGAGGTCCTCTTCGACATCGAGAGGGTGGAGGAGCGCTCGCTCCGAAGGCGCCCGATCCGGATCACCGAAAGGGATCGGGTCGACGCGGAGCCCGAGGCGATCGATCTCGTCGTTCGGGGACCGGCGGCCGCGATCGGCATGATTCAGGAGATCCGCGTCCGTCTTCTTCTCGATGCGTCCTCGCTCCCGTATGGAGAGCATCGTTTCGTGGGAGAGGTGAGCCCGGGGAATCGGATCCACCTCTTTCAGCCCACCGTGGACATGCCAGGAAGGGGCGGCGCCGGGGAGGGGGCCGCGCCCCCCGAGCTGATGGGACAGATCCAGAATCTGCCCGAGTCGGTGGTTCTCGTGGATTTCTCCCCCAAGCACTTCACGATGCGCCGCAGGGGGAGATGACTTGGCCCTCATCCTCGGAGTGGAGACCTCCTGCGACGAGACCGCCGCGGCGGTGGTTCGGGACGGGCGCCGGGTCCTCTCGAACATCGTTCTCTCGCAAGATGTCCACCGCGTCTACGGCGGGGTCGTCCCCGAGCTCGCCTCGCGCGAGCACATCCGAACGATCGTCCCCATCCTCCGCCGCGCCCTCGCCGAGGCGAAGGTCGAGCCGCGCGATCTCGACGCGGTCGCGGTCACCGTGGGCCCCGGGCTGATCGGCGCGCTCGTCGTCGGTCTTTCCGTGGCCCGCGCGCTCGCCTGGGCGCTCCGCATCCCGCTCCTTCCGGTCCACCATCTCGAAGCGCATCTCTTCGGCCTCCGTCTCGGTTTTCCCGACGAGGCGTTCCGATTCGTGGCGCTCATCGTCTCGGGCGGGCACACCGAACTGATTCATGTGCGAAGCGAAGGGGACTACGCGCTTCTCGGGCGGACGCGCGACGACGCCGCCGGCGAGGCGTTCGACAAGGTCGCGAAGATGGCCTCGCTTCCGTATCCCGGAGGGCCGGTCATCGACCGCCTCGCGGCGCGCGGGAACCCCGATCGCCATGCGTTCCCGCGGGCGAGGCTCGAACCGGAGACGCTCGACTTCAGCTTCAGCGGCGTGAAGACCGCGATCCGCTACGCGCTTCGGGATGACCCGTCGCTCGCCGGCGAGGAGAAGCTTCCCGACCTCCTGGCGAGCTTCCAGGAGGCGGTCGTCGAGCCGCTCGTCGAGAACGCGAGGCGCGCGCTCGAGCGGACGGGGGAGACTCGCCTCGCCGTCTGCGGCGGCGTGGCCGCCAACTCCCGCCTCCGCGCCGCGTTCGAGAAGATGGCGAGGGAGACGGGTGCCGCGCTCTTCCTCGCCCCGATCGAGTTCTGCACGGACAACGCCGCGATGGTCGCCTCTGCCGGCGAGGAGGCGTTCCGGAGGGGGACCGCGGCCGCCCCCGACCAGTCCGCCGGCGCCGACCTTCCCCTCCCGTTCAAAGATTGAACAGGCGGCGCAGAGTGCGCCGCGCCTTCGCATTCCGCCACTCGGCGCATGCGCGGCCCCTCTCCGCCGGGGCGTCCCGCGCGGGAATCCCTCTCCGAAACGCATGAAAGCGCGAGCGCTTCGAACCTCGGCACGGGCCTCGGAGGCCTGCCGAGGCCGTGGCATGCCTCTTGCCGATTCCACGCGAGAGAAGAACGGAAAGAAGAATCGGCAAACCGCCGGCGGGGCGCTCCCGCCGAGAAACGCATCGGGCGAAAGGAACGCACGCGTGAAGGAGATGGAAAGGGAGAAGATCCTCGTGATCGAGGACGAGGACGCGATCCGCCGCATCATCGGACTCCATCTCAGTCGGGGCGGGTTCGAGCCGGTTCTCGCCCGCGACGGGCGGGAGGGGCTCGCTCTCGCGCGCGAGACGAAGCCGGCGCTCGTCCTCCTCGACGTGATGATGCCGGAGATGGACGGCTACACGGTGGCGCGCAAGCTTCGCGCGCAGTTCGTCACCTCGCAGATCCCGATCATCATGCTCACGGCGAAGGACAACCTCGATGACAAGCTCGCCGGGCTCGAAGTCGGGGCGAACGACTACGTGACGAAGCCGTTCGCGGCGGGAGAGCTCCTCGCGCGCATCAGCACGGTTCTTCGATGGAGCAAGGCGCAGAAATCCGCGAACCCGCTCACCGGGCTCCCGGGGAACGTATCGATCGAGGAGCGCCTCGAGGGTCTGATCGCCTCCGGCGCTCCGTTTTCGGTCGTCTACGTCGATCTCGACAACTTCAAGGCGTACAACGACACCTATGGCTACAACGAGGGAGACGTCGCGATCCGCGAGCTCGCCCGCATCCTGCTTCTCGCCTGCGAGGCGCATGGAGACGGCTCCGAGTTCGTGGGGCACATCGGCGGCGACGATTTCCTTTATACCTCAAAACCAGAGCGCGCCGAGGCGATCGCGCGGCGCGTGCTCGATGAGTTCGGACGCGCTCTTGTCCGCCTCGTCCCCGAGGAGGACAGGAAGCGCGGCTATCTGGAGGTGGAAGGGCGGACCGGGGAGCGGAAGCGTTTTCCCATTCTCTCCGTGACGCTCGCGATGATCGCCAGCGACGGCCGGCGGATCTCGCACGTCGCGCAAGTGGCGGACCTCGCCTCCGAGGTCAAACGCTACGGGAAGTCGATCGAGGGGAGCGTGCTGGTTCGCGACCGCCGCCGAGGCGAAGGGCCTCCGGAGACGGTCGTCTTGGGATCCGGTCCGCGGGAGGAGGGGAACGATGTCGAATCGCAGGGTTCCTGAGGACGCCCGCCCGGTCGTTCTTGTCGCCGAAGGCGAGAGCGCCCTGAGACGGGAGATCGCGGATCTCCTCGATCGGAACGGATACGCGGTGATCGAGGCGCGAAGCGGAGAGGAGATCGTGCATCTCGCGCGGCGGGAGAGGCCGGCGCTCATCGTTCTCGACGGGATGCTCGCACTTCTCGACGGGCACGCGGCGGCGCGGGTTCTCCGGCGTGATCCGGGGACCCGGCACATCCCGTTTCTGGCCTTCGAGGGTCCGGCCCGGCGAAGGGGGCGGGGAGGGCGGCGGCTTCGCGCCGAGGATTACCGGCGGCTTCTCCGAAAGATCCACGATATTTTGGAGTTCAACGAACGACGTCACGCGGTCCGCGCCTGACGGAAGGCGGGAGGGAGGGAGCAACGTGGCGAAGAAGATCCTGGTCGTCGACGACGAGGTGTACATCCTGCACATCCTCGACTTCAGCCTCGGCGCGGAAGGATACGAGGTTCTCACCGCGGCCGACGGCGAGGAAGCGGTCCGCCTCGCGCGGACGGAGAAGCCCGATCTCATCGTTCTCGACATCATGATGCCGAAGGTGGACGGCTTCGAGGCGTGCCGCCGGCTGAAGGCGGATCCGGAAACGAGCCCGATCCCGGTGATCCTGCTCACCGCGAAGGGGCGCGAAGTGGACCGGCAGGTGGGGATGGAGGTCGGCGCGGACGACTACATCGTGAAACCGTTCAGCCCGACTCGTCTCATCGAAAAGATCGAGAACTATTTGAACGTGTAGGATTCCGCGAGGTGCGCCGGTGAAGGACACGCTGGTCGAGAAGCCCAAGACGACGACAACGGGGCGCCCGCGGCGGCTGCGCGGCGCGTCCTCGAGGTTCGGCGAGAACCTTGACGTCTGGGCGGCCTATCTGAGCAACGAGAGGGCCGACAGCGAGGAGACCACCGAGGGGGTCGTGTGGAAGGCGGTCGAGACGCTCATCGACGTGAGCGGCGCGGACGGGTGCTCAGTCGCCCTCGCCGATTGGGGAGTCGAGATGCTTTCCGAGCGAAGAAACGGCGACCTCGTCCGGAAGACCAGCCTCCGCGACACGATGGTCGCGCACGGAACGATCGGCCACGAGGCGCTCCGCACCGGCGTCCCCCAAGCGGTCTACGAGGTCAATCGCGACAGCGTCCATCACTATCCGGACACGGTCCGGAGCGGGCGGTATGCCTCGGCCGCGTGCTTTCCCCTCGGCCATCGCGGGCGCTCGCTCGGTGTGTTGACGTTTCTGTATCGCAAGCCGCGCCGCTTACAGCGGAGGGACAAGGACCTCGGCGTGATCCTCGCGCACTCGATGGCGCTCGCGATCGACAACTCGCTTCTCGTCTCGGAAGGAAAGCAGAACCGTCTCGTCACCGTGCAGGCGCTCATCCGGTCGCTCGAGGCGAAGGACTCGGAGACTTCTTACCATTCCCTTCGCGTGACGCAGCACGCCACCGTTCTCGCCGAGGAGATGGGCCTCTCGCCGCGCCAGGTCGAGGCGGTCCAGTACGGCGCGACCCTCCACGATCTCGGGAAGATCGGGGTGCTCGGGCCGATCCTGAACAAGAAGGGGAAGCTGGACGAGGACGAGCTCGCTCTCATCCGCCGCCATCCGGTGATCGGGGCTCGCATCGTCGAGAACGTGGACTACCTCCACGCGGCGGTTCCGATCATCCGCCACCATCACGAGCGGTGGGACGGGGAGGGCTACCCGGACGGCATCCGCGGCGAGAAGATTCCGCTCGGCGCGCGGATCGTCTCGATCCCCGATTTCTACGACGCGCTCACGACGAGCCGGCCCTATCGCCCGGCGTACAGCCACGAGAAAGCGGTGCGAATGGTGCGCGAGCGGATCGGCACCGCGTTCGACCCGGACATCGCCAAGATCTTCCTCTCCATCCAGGAAGGGTGGAAGAACCCCGCGCAGTAGTTCAACGCGTTCTTCCCGATTGTCTCCGATTCGTCGCCCGTCTTTCCGCACGTCCAACCGTGGAGCGGGCGCCGCACTCACCGTCCGCGCCGGCCGTGGTATGATCGTCCCGATCCGGGCCCTCGCCCGGCGGAGATGCGCGTGCCTTCCCGATTCCTCGTCGTCGCCGTTCCGACACCGGCCCGCAAGGAGTTTACGTATCGCGCTCCATCGGGAGAACCGGCGGATCTCGTCGGCCGCCGCGTCGTCGTCCCCTTCGGTCCGCGCCGGATGACCGGCGTCGTCGTCGGCACGACCGACGAGCCTCCTCCCGTCGAAGCGAAGGAGGTGCTCGAGGTCCTGGACGAAGA
This is a stretch of genomic DNA from Candidatus Eisenbacteria bacterium. It encodes these proteins:
- a CDS encoding M23 family metallopeptidase yields the protein MFSSWIESYVTDRITIVVIPKASGNVRSYRIPVGAVYGALLSVLLGVFVTGNAVLRTAELARTRAESARLAAENGNLNERVEEMRETLSGLSVELAQLSSFEERIRAVADLDPIDDDVRMVGVGGPAIGSERNLLGFEGETPEELLARGPRTDAETLSRQTRLLRESFTEVLDALSARRDEIARIPSILPVDNGTLTAGFGFRADPFTGRRTMHFGLDLSTRRGEPIVATADGTVRFTGTSGDLGLIVEIDHGNGILTRYGHNSRVFVGKGQEVVRGQVIAAVGSSGRSTNPHVHYEVRLNDRCVNPFRYVISS
- a CDS encoding N-acetylmuramoyl-L-alanine amidase; the encoded protein is MNFRFLSIVLLSAILAPAAAPAPVVTNVRFWTAPDHTRVVVDLSAAASFTHRALGDPHRIVVDIRQTSFRGKTRKISVDDGLVRAIRLNALRSGTAQIVLDLEKSARYQAFSLAPVADKPHRVVIDVYREKALDRAPPPAPADGSVRRIVIDPGHGGDDPGAKGFRGLVEKEITLDLARRLARRINALPGYEAILTRTGDYFVRLGDRRKFARTKKGDVFISLHANAARNKSANGFEIYFLSLSGATDQMARELADKENAADLIGGVPREAEEEVLSILYDYLQEEGMKRSEALAEEIWNAFRNGREMELRNVKQAGFAVLKSLEIPAVLVEVGFVSNRSDAALLVKDDFRDRVAERIAAGVERYFRRADSAPEVYHVVQKGETVWSIARLYRVEVQALLAGNNLGSEVVLIEGQRLRIP
- the holA gene encoding DNA polymerase III subunit delta, producing MKRLEGGRWEPAAALVYGEETLGAEEAASAILSALEKRGATRIVLGPKETDAAALGDALSQMSLFADRRVVLLEGVPPRAEGLSDLLERAAREPDLFLLVRHSGDVDKRLRWYKKMSAEGAVFRFEAVKEREMPDRIRARARLLGLDLPIEGAQAIASRVGTDLLTARNELEKLRLYASPRKKITQADVEAVVGRSRDTLLYEITEGISGRDRERSLADLQDLLRQGISAGAILSLLAREVRYLLQARIALREDAAIRKALGSYAAFTGFFRSRFADERKDRFGKGRGNLFRQHPYVVFLRLGQAARFGEEELMSLLAAFSRADRAVKSGAGSPETVLFATVAAASAGGNA
- a CDS encoding YbbR-like domain-containing protein, whose translation is MRHVTGNLGILAAAFLVTIFVCFNAETERVVEVACEVPVSYVNVPDSLVLVGSPPEKLEVRAVFNRKFWQTEPDYLSAEVDLSHMRRGTQRVSATAEAVRVPPNRKARVLEVLAPDPILLTFEPKVSKRVPVVPLAEGAPADGYALFGAPTAEPARAVLTGPEGTIAGIDAVRTVPVSLSGATEDVRRFQPIDLRGHALVAGEPSEVEVLFDIERVEERSLRRRPIRITERDRVDAEPEAIDLVVRGPAAAIGMIQEIRVRLLLDASSLPYGEHRFVGEVSPGNRIHLFQPTVDMPGRGGAGEGAAPPELMGQIQNLPESVVLVDFSPKHFTMRRRGR
- the tsaD gene encoding tRNA (adenosine(37)-N6)-threonylcarbamoyltransferase complex transferase subunit TsaD, with translation MALILGVETSCDETAAAVVRDGRRVLSNIVLSQDVHRVYGGVVPELASREHIRTIVPILRRALAEAKVEPRDLDAVAVTVGPGLIGALVVGLSVARALAWALRIPLLPVHHLEAHLFGLRLGFPDEAFRFVALIVSGGHTELIHVRSEGDYALLGRTRDDAAGEAFDKVAKMASLPYPGGPVIDRLAARGNPDRHAFPRARLEPETLDFSFSGVKTAIRYALRDDPSLAGEEKLPDLLASFQEAVVEPLVENARRALERTGETRLAVCGGVAANSRLRAAFEKMARETGAALFLAPIEFCTDNAAMVASAGEEAFRRGTAAAPDQSAGADLPLPFKD
- a CDS encoding response regulator, which encodes MKEMEREKILVIEDEDAIRRIIGLHLSRGGFEPVLARDGREGLALARETKPALVLLDVMMPEMDGYTVARKLRAQFVTSQIPIIMLTAKDNLDDKLAGLEVGANDYVTKPFAAGELLARISTVLRWSKAQKSANPLTGLPGNVSIEERLEGLIASGAPFSVVYVDLDNFKAYNDTYGYNEGDVAIRELARILLLACEAHGDGSEFVGHIGGDDFLYTSKPERAEAIARRVLDEFGRALVRLVPEEDRKRGYLEVEGRTGERKRFPILSVTLAMIASDGRRISHVAQVADLASEVKRYGKSIEGSVLVRDRRRGEGPPETVVLGSGPREEGNDVESQGS
- a CDS encoding response regulator; protein product: MSNRRVPEDARPVVLVAEGESALRREIADLLDRNGYAVIEARSGEEIVHLARRERPALIVLDGMLALLDGHAAARVLRRDPGTRHIPFLAFEGPARRRGRGGRRLRAEDYRRLLRKIHDILEFNERRHAVRA
- a CDS encoding response regulator — translated: MAKKILVVDDEVYILHILDFSLGAEGYEVLTAADGEEAVRLARTEKPDLIVLDIMMPKVDGFEACRRLKADPETSPIPVILLTAKGREVDRQVGMEVGADDYIVKPFSPTRLIEKIENYLNV
- a CDS encoding HD domain-containing protein; the protein is MKDTLVEKPKTTTTGRPRRLRGASSRFGENLDVWAAYLSNERADSEETTEGVVWKAVETLIDVSGADGCSVALADWGVEMLSERRNGDLVRKTSLRDTMVAHGTIGHEALRTGVPQAVYEVNRDSVHHYPDTVRSGRYASAACFPLGHRGRSLGVLTFLYRKPRRLQRRDKDLGVILAHSMALAIDNSLLVSEGKQNRLVTVQALIRSLEAKDSETSYHSLRVTQHATVLAEEMGLSPRQVEAVQYGATLHDLGKIGVLGPILNKKGKLDEDELALIRRHPVIGARIVENVDYLHAAVPIIRHHHERWDGEGYPDGIRGEKIPLGARIVSIPDFYDALTTSRPYRPAYSHEKAVRMVRERIGTAFDPDIAKIFLSIQEGWKNPAQ